The Aquitalea magnusonii region CATGGCGGCCTGCTGCTGTTACGGAGCAAGTTTCATGCCCTTGAAGGATGTATTGCAGGCGCTGGCCATCGTGCTGATCTGGGGCGTCAATTTCGTGGTGATCAAGTACGGCGTAGCCGATGTGCCGCCCTTGTTGCTGGGGGCCTTGCGCTTCATGCTGGCGGCCTTTCCGGCGGTGTTGCTGGTGCGCCGGCCCACGCTGCCCTGGGGCTGGGTGGCGGCGTATGGCTTGACTGTGGGAGTGGGGCAGTTTGCCTTTTTGTTCTCCGCCATCAAGCTGGGCATGCCGGCCGGACTGGCCTCGGTGGTATTGCAGTCGCAGGCTTTCTTTACCCTGATCCTGGCCGGGCTGATGCTGCATGAGCGCTGGCAGGCGGCGCAAATCCTGGGCCTGCTGTGTGCCTGTGCCGGGCTGGCGCTGATCGGACTGGCCAAGGGCGGCAGCATGACCGCCATTGGCTTTGGCCTGACGCTGGCGGCGGCGTTCTGCTGGGCGGCATCCAATATCATTGTGCGCTTGATGGGCAAGGCCGGGCACAAGGTGGAGCCGCTTAACCTGGTGGTGTGGTCCAGCCTGGTGCCGCCGCTGCCCTACCTGGCCTTGTCCTGGTGGCTGGAAGGGCCGCAGCGCATGGAAATCGCCTTGCGCCATTTCTCGCTCGGCTCTTTCCTGGCGGTGGCCTATCTCGCCTTCATGGCCACCTTGCTGGGGTATGGCATGTGGAGCCGCCTGCTCAGCCGCCATCCGGCCAATAAAGTGGCCCCATTCTCCTTGCTGGTGCCGGTGGTGGGGGTGCTTACCTCTGCGCTGTTGCTGGGCGAACGGCTGAGCCTGTTGCAGGCCGCGGGCAGCGTGCTGTTGCTGGCCGGACTGGTGGTGAACGTGTTTGGCGGCATGCTGCTGGCACGCTGGCGGCGCGGGGTGGTGGCCCATGGCGCGTGAAGTCTGGTTTGTCCTGCCGCCGCGTTTCATGCTGCTGGACTTCGCCGGCCCGGCCGAAGCGTTTCGTATTGCCACCGAATTTGGTGCGGACTTTAGCCTGCATTACGCGGCAGTGGCACCTGCCGTCCGCTGCTCACTGGGCTTGCCGCTAGGCGGCATGGAGGCGCTGCCGCAGCAACTGCCGGATGACAGCCTGATCATCATCCCCGGTGCCGATTGCTCGGCTGAAGCCTACGCCATGCCCGAGGCGCGGCAGATTGCCGCCTGGCTTGGCCGTTGTTTTGATCCGCAGCGCCATGTGCTGGCCACCGTCTGTTCGGCGGCCTTGCTGGCCGGTGCCGCCGGTTTGCTGGCCGGGCGGCAGTGTACCACCCATCACAGTCTGATCCAGCGCTTGCAAGTGAGCGACCGTAGCGCAAGGGTGCTGGAAAACCGGGTATTCGTGCAGGATGGGCCGCTTTGGACCAGCGCAGGCATTACTGCCGGCATTGATCTGGCACTGCAACTGATCAGCCTGTTGGCCAGCCCGGCCATTGCCCGCGATGTGGCGCGCGAGATGGTGGTGTATTTCCGCCGCTCGGCTCAGGATGTGCAGTTGTCACCGTGGCTGGCGCATCGCAATCACCTGCATCCCGCGGTACACAAGGTGCAGGACCTGATAGCCGCCAGCCCGGAGCGGGACTGGAGCCTGGCCGCCCTGGCCGATCAGGTGCATGTCAGTGTGCGCCATCTGTCGCGGCTGTTTCGCGAGCATGCCGGGGTGTCGGTGCATGATTATCATCTGGCCCTGCGGGCCGCCCTGGCCCGTCAGTGGCGCGCTGCCGGGCTGTCCAAGGAAAAGGCGGCGCTGGCTGCCGGGTTTTCATCGGCCCGTCAGTGGCAGCGGGTGCAACAGACAGCGGCGGCATCTTGACAAAAATTAACTAAAGTAAAGCCAGGTGCAGTCGATATAATGCTGACGCTGCGCCCGCGTGCGCCTGCCTTTGTCCCAAGAACAAGTAGAAATGGTCACCGTCATGAACATCCGCACCTGCCGTATGGCCGCCGTATCCCTGTTGCTGGGTCTGACTGCCTGTGCCTCGGCCAGTCAGCCTGTTGCCGAAGCGCCGCGCACTGCGCCCGAACCTGCTGCCAGCAATACCGTGTTTACCGGCGTGGGCTATGCCGGTGCCGGTATCGAGCCGGAAGCGCCCCGTGTGGTGGTGAAGGAAATCAATCCCAATGCGCCCATCGTCATCCGGGCGACCGGCAGTGGCGCAGCACCGTATTCCTCGGCACTGACCCCCTCGCAGCGCAAGCTGCTGTCCATGCGCGCCGCTCGGCTGGATGCCTTCCGCTCCATTGCCGAACAGGTGCAGGGCATGAAACTGGTGGGTAACAGCTCGGTGGCCAATATGGTGGCCACCAGCGACGGTTTCCGCACCTATGTGGATGCCTACCTGCGCGGCGTGCGTCTGGTGTCCACCAATATGCTGCCGGATGGCACCAGCGAGGCCGTGGCGGAAATCACCCTGGATCAGGATTTCTA contains the following coding sequences:
- a CDS encoding EamA family transporter — protein: MPLKDVLQALAIVLIWGVNFVVIKYGVADVPPLLLGALRFMLAAFPAVLLVRRPTLPWGWVAAYGLTVGVGQFAFLFSAIKLGMPAGLASVVLQSQAFFTLILAGLMLHERWQAAQILGLLCACAGLALIGLAKGGSMTAIGFGLTLAAAFCWAASNIIVRLMGKAGHKVEPLNLVVWSSLVPPLPYLALSWWLEGPQRMEIALRHFSLGSFLAVAYLAFMATLLGYGMWSRLLSRHPANKVAPFSLLVPVVGVLTSALLLGERLSLLQAAGSVLLLAGLVVNVFGGMLLARWRRGVVAHGA
- a CDS encoding GlxA family transcriptional regulator encodes the protein MAREVWFVLPPRFMLLDFAGPAEAFRIATEFGADFSLHYAAVAPAVRCSLGLPLGGMEALPQQLPDDSLIIIPGADCSAEAYAMPEARQIAAWLGRCFDPQRHVLATVCSAALLAGAAGLLAGRQCTTHHSLIQRLQVSDRSARVLENRVFVQDGPLWTSAGITAGIDLALQLISLLASPAIARDVAREMVVYFRRSAQDVQLSPWLAHRNHLHPAVHKVQDLIAASPERDWSLAALADQVHVSVRHLSRLFREHAGVSVHDYHLALRAALARQWRAAGLSKEKAALAAGFSSARQWQRVQQTAAAS
- a CDS encoding LPP20 family lipoprotein, with the translated sequence MNIRTCRMAAVSLLLGLTACASASQPVAEAPRTAPEPAASNTVFTGVGYAGAGIEPEAPRVVVKEINPNAPIVIRATGSGAAPYSSALTPSQRKLLSMRAARLDAFRSIAEQVQGMKLVGNSSVANMVATSDGFRTYVDAYLRGVRLVSTNMLPDGTSEAVAEITLDQDFYKQYKNALEKTGSVMKAAQQNGVAGLECAEGNCGATRYESNYYVAH